The genome window ATAACAAAATAAGGAGACACCGTACCTTAGATCTTTTGGTCGATTCAGACTTTTTTATCCCCAATGAAATGATTTCTACAGAGCAAAAAATAAAAATCAGAACTCGATTGAAATTTTAAAAACGGATCCCGATTTTATTTTTTTAACCAGACCTTGATTTTAAAATAAAAATCAGAACTCGATTGAAAAATGGATCCGACAGCACTCTTCCGGCGTGAATGTCCCCCCGGCAAAGCAACCAGATCCTGTTTAAAATTTTAAAATCGAACTTTGATTTTATTTTTTTAAGTGAACCTTGATTTTAAAATAAAAATCGGAACTCAATTGAAATTTCAAAATCGGATCTTGATTTTATTTTTTTAAACGAACTTTGATTGAAATAAAAAAATCAAACCTTGCCTGAAATAATTTCATCGCGATCACGATCGCATTTTAAAAGTTGATCAGGATCAATCAAACCCTAACTAAAATTTTTCAACCAGACTTTGATGGAAATTTTTTGAGCAAGCTGTGATTGAAAAATTAGATTTCGCAATCCCTCTGTTCAGCATCATCACAATGTGCCCCGCCCCCTCTGGGGGCTGGTGGCACAAGGGGGTTATCCTCGTTATCCGAAGATAATTGCAAGACATAGTCCCATCCCTAAAGTTTTTTTAAGTCCTCCTCTCATCATGTACAGACACACATGGCAGGTGATGCGATCAGCAACAGAACAGGCGAAAAGGAGGAATCACGCCAGCAGCTGGTCTTCACCGGCCTCTGCATCGATCTCCTCGTCCTGATCCCGGAGTCCATCGCGGTTATCCTCTCCGGATCCATGACCCTGTTTGCCGACATCATCAAGGGTATAAACGAGATCATTGCCACCACCTTTGCCCTCATCATCATACGCAGGGTGACCGTGGGCGGGAAGTTCACCTACGATTACGGCATGGGAAAGTTCGAATCCTTAACCCGCATCATCACAGGCGGCGTGATGTTCGTATCCCTTGCGATCCTGCTCTTCTTCACGTTCCACCGGATAATCTATCCTGAACATTTTGACATGGATGCCGCATTTATCGGTATCCCGCTCATGATCCTTGTCAGTATCACCGACTCGTACCACTGGCAGAAGAACTATCGTCTCAACTTAAAAGAGCCCTCCCCCATCATGGAAGCCCAGTGGCGGCTCCGGCGGGCCAAGACCTTCTCCAACCTTCTCATCCTCTTTGCGCTGATACTCTCGGTCCTTCTTGTCCATTACAGCTGGGCGGAATATATCGATCCG of Methanomicrobiales archaeon HGW-Methanomicrobiales-1 contains these proteins:
- a CDS encoding cation transporter, producing the protein MAGDAISNRTGEKEESRQQLVFTGLCIDLLVLIPESIAVILSGSMTLFADIIKGINEIIATTFALIIIRRVTVGGKFTYDYGMGKFESLTRIITGGVMFVSLAILLFFTFHRIIYPEHFDMDAAFIGIPLMILVSITDSYHWQKNYRLNLKEPSPIMEAQWRLRRAKTFSNLLILFALILSVLLVHYSWAEYIDPIASLVIIGFLLFAGYREISSSLPDLFDKTLEEELQIVILKELVGSFEKFDEFHGVRSRRSGTRIYIEIFLGFDPEQKVGDMQDCIDSLKGSLEALIPGSVVSIIPTSDKDAPTAA